A region of Arabidopsis thaliana chromosome 5, partial sequence DNA encodes the following proteins:
- a CDS encoding Major facilitator superfamily protein has product MDVESSSPSSHALIKKEKGGWRAIKYIIANESFEKLASMSLIGNLSVYLMTKYNLGGVFLVNVINIWFGSCNILTLAGAFVSDAYLGRFWTLLLGSIASFIGMGIFALTAALPSLRPDACIDPSNCSNQPAKWQLGVLFSGLGLLAIGAGGVRPCNIAFGADQFDTSTKKGKAHLETFFNWWYFSFTVALVIALTGVVYIQTNISWVIGFVIPTACLALSITTFVIGQHTYICAKAEGSVFADIVKVVTAACKKRKVKPGSDITFYIGPSNDGSPTTLVRDKHRLRFFDKASIVTNPNELNEDGNAKYKWRLCSVQQVKNLKCVTAILPVWVTGIACFILTDQQNIYGILQAMQMDKTFGPHNFQVPAGWMNLVSMITLAIWISLYECVIIPIVKQITGRKKRLTLKHRIEIGIVMGIICMIVAGFQEKKRRASALKNGSFVSPVSIVMLLPQFALAGLTEAFSAVALMEFLTVRMPEHMRAVAGAIFFLSSSIASYICTLLINVIDAVTRKEGKSWLGDKDLNKNRLENYFFIIAGIQVANLLYFRLFASRYATENKKGH; this is encoded by the exons atggaCGTCGAATCTTCATCACCATCGTCACATGCTCTTATTAAGAAGGAGAAAGGAGGATGGAGAGCTATCAAGTACATTATTG CAAACGAGTCTTTTGAGAAGCTGGCCTCAATGAGCTTAATTGGGAATCTATCGGTGTATCTCATGACAAAATATAATCTTGGTGGTGTCTTCTTGGTGAACGTCATCAACATATGGTTTGGTTCTTGCAACATTCTTACACTCGCTGGTGCTTTTGTCTCTGATGCTTACCTTGGAAGATTTTGGACTCTTCTACTCGGTTCCATCGCCTCCTTTATA GGAATGGGAATATTTGCTCTAACCGCTGCTCTCCCGAGTTTAAGACCTGATGCTTGCATTGATCCATCGAATTGTTCAAACCAGCCGGCGAAATGGCAGCTCGGGGTTCTATTCTCCGGTCTAGGTTTACTAGCCATTGGAGCAGGAGGAGTAAGACCATGCAATATCGCATTTGGAGCTGATCAATTCGATACAAGCACTAAAAAGGGCAAAGCTCACCTTGAAACATTCTTTAACTGGTGGTACTTCTCTTTCACCGTGGCTCTAGTTATTGCACTGACAGGTGTTGTCTATATACAGACTAACATCAGTTGGGTCATTGGTTTCGTGATCCCCACGGCTTGTCTTGCACTCTCCATCACAACCTTCGTCATTGGTCAGCATACTTACATATGTGCAAAAGCTGAGGGCAGTGTGTTCGCAGACATAGTTAAGGTTGTTACTGCGGCTTGCAAGAAACGTAAGGTGAAACCTGGATCAGATATAACGTTCTATATAGGCCCTTCTAATGATGGATCACCCACCACTTTGGTCCGAGACAAACACAG ATTAAGGTTCTTTGACAAAGCATCTATCGTAACGAATCCGAACGAGTTAAACGAAGACGGTAACGCGAAGTACAAATGGAGATTATGTAGTGTGCAGCAGGTGAAAAACCTCAAGTGTGTGACAGCAATTTTACCAGTTTGGGTCACGGGAATCGCGTGTTTCATACTGACtgaccaacaaaacatttacgGGATCCTTCAAGCAATGCAGATGGATAAAACGTTTGGACCACATAACTTCCAAGTCCCGGCAGGATGGATGAATCTCGTCTCCATGATCACTCTAGCGATTTGGATCTCACTTTACGAGTGTGTTATCATACCAATAGTGAAACAAATCACGGGTCGGAAAAAACGGTTAACGTTAAAACATAGAATCGAGATAG GTATAGTAATGGGAATCATTTGTATGATTGTCGCGGGTTTCCAAGAGAAGAAGCGAAGAGCATCCGCTCTAAAGAATGGCTCATTCGTGTCGCCGGTTTCTATTGTAATGCTCCTTCCTCAGTTCGCTCTTGCCGGTTTAACCGAAGCGTTTTCCGCGGTGGCTCTGATGGAGTTTCTGACGGTTAGGATGCCTGAGCATATGAGAGCGGTTGCTGGAgcgatcttcttcttgagcTCGTCGATTGCGAGTTACATATGCACACTTCTTATAAATGTGATTGATGCCGTGACGCGCAAGGAAGGGAAATCTTGGTTAGGAGACAAAGACTTGAACAAGAACAGGCTTGAGAATTACTTTTTCATAATAGCCGGCATTCAAGTCGCGAATCTTCTCTATTTTAGGTTATTTGCTTCAAGGTATGccactgaaaacaaaaaaggacaCTAA
- a CDS encoding Major facilitator superfamily protein (Major facilitator superfamily protein; FUNCTIONS IN: transporter activity; INVOLVED IN: oligopeptide transport, pollen tube growth; LOCATED IN: membrane; EXPRESSED IN: petal, leaf whorl, sepal, male gametophyte, flower; EXPRESSED DURING: L mature pollen stage, M germinated pollen stage, 4 anthesis, petal differentiation and expansion stage; CONTAINS InterPro DOMAIN/s: Oligopeptide transporter (InterPro:IPR000109), Major facilitator superfamily, general substrate transporter (InterPro:IPR016196); BEST Arabidopsis thaliana protein match is: nitrate transporter 1.7 (TAIR:AT1G69870.1); Has 3642 Blast hits to 3525 proteins in 525 species: Archae - 0; Bacteria - 558; Metazoa - 480; Fungi - 335; Plants - 2158; Viruses - 0; Other Eukaryotes - 111 (source: NCBI BLink).), whose amino-acid sequence MDVESSSPSSHALIKKEKGGWRAIKYIIANESFEKLASMSLIGNLSVYLMTKYNLGGVFLVNVINIWFGSCNILTLAGAFVSDAYLGRFWTLLLGSIASFIGMGIFALTAALPSLRPDACIDPSNCSNQPAKWQLGVLFSGLGLLAIGAGGVRPCNIAFGADQFDTSTKKGKAHLETFFNWWYFSFTVALVIALTGVVYIQTNISWVIGFVIPTACLALSITTFVIGQHTYICAKAEGSVFADIVKVVTAACKKRKVKPGSDITFYIGPSNDGSPTTLVRDKHRLRFFDKASIVTNPNELNEDGNAKYKWRLCSVQQVKNLKCVTAILPVWVTGIACFILTDQQNIYGILQAMQMDKTFGPHNFQVPAGWMNLVSMITLAIWISLYECVIIPIVKQITGRKKRLTLKHRIEIVMGIICMIVAGFQEKKRRASALKNGSFVSPVSIVMLLPQFALAGLTEAFSAVALMEFLTVRMPEHMRAVAGAIFFLSSSIASYICTLLINVIDAVTRKEGKSWLGDKDLNKNRLENYFFIIAGIQVANLLYFRLFASRYATENKKGH is encoded by the exons atggaCGTCGAATCTTCATCACCATCGTCACATGCTCTTATTAAGAAGGAGAAAGGAGGATGGAGAGCTATCAAGTACATTATTG CAAACGAGTCTTTTGAGAAGCTGGCCTCAATGAGCTTAATTGGGAATCTATCGGTGTATCTCATGACAAAATATAATCTTGGTGGTGTCTTCTTGGTGAACGTCATCAACATATGGTTTGGTTCTTGCAACATTCTTACACTCGCTGGTGCTTTTGTCTCTGATGCTTACCTTGGAAGATTTTGGACTCTTCTACTCGGTTCCATCGCCTCCTTTATA GGAATGGGAATATTTGCTCTAACCGCTGCTCTCCCGAGTTTAAGACCTGATGCTTGCATTGATCCATCGAATTGTTCAAACCAGCCGGCGAAATGGCAGCTCGGGGTTCTATTCTCCGGTCTAGGTTTACTAGCCATTGGAGCAGGAGGAGTAAGACCATGCAATATCGCATTTGGAGCTGATCAATTCGATACAAGCACTAAAAAGGGCAAAGCTCACCTTGAAACATTCTTTAACTGGTGGTACTTCTCTTTCACCGTGGCTCTAGTTATTGCACTGACAGGTGTTGTCTATATACAGACTAACATCAGTTGGGTCATTGGTTTCGTGATCCCCACGGCTTGTCTTGCACTCTCCATCACAACCTTCGTCATTGGTCAGCATACTTACATATGTGCAAAAGCTGAGGGCAGTGTGTTCGCAGACATAGTTAAGGTTGTTACTGCGGCTTGCAAGAAACGTAAGGTGAAACCTGGATCAGATATAACGTTCTATATAGGCCCTTCTAATGATGGATCACCCACCACTTTGGTCCGAGACAAACACAG ATTAAGGTTCTTTGACAAAGCATCTATCGTAACGAATCCGAACGAGTTAAACGAAGACGGTAACGCGAAGTACAAATGGAGATTATGTAGTGTGCAGCAGGTGAAAAACCTCAAGTGTGTGACAGCAATTTTACCAGTTTGGGTCACGGGAATCGCGTGTTTCATACTGACtgaccaacaaaacatttacgGGATCCTTCAAGCAATGCAGATGGATAAAACGTTTGGACCACATAACTTCCAAGTCCCGGCAGGATGGATGAATCTCGTCTCCATGATCACTCTAGCGATTTGGATCTCACTTTACGAGTGTGTTATCATACCAATAGTGAAACAAATCACGGGTCGGAAAAAACGGTTAACGTTAAAACATAGAATCGAGATAG TAATGGGAATCATTTGTATGATTGTCGCGGGTTTCCAAGAGAAGAAGCGAAGAGCATCCGCTCTAAAGAATGGCTCATTCGTGTCGCCGGTTTCTATTGTAATGCTCCTTCCTCAGTTCGCTCTTGCCGGTTTAACCGAAGCGTTTTCCGCGGTGGCTCTGATGGAGTTTCTGACGGTTAGGATGCCTGAGCATATGAGAGCGGTTGCTGGAgcgatcttcttcttgagcTCGTCGATTGCGAGTTACATATGCACACTTCTTATAAATGTGATTGATGCCGTGACGCGCAAGGAAGGGAAATCTTGGTTAGGAGACAAAGACTTGAACAAGAACAGGCTTGAGAATTACTTTTTCATAATAGCCGGCATTCAAGTCGCGAATCTTCTCTATTTTAGGTTATTTGCTTCAAGGTATGccactgaaaacaaaaaaggacaCTAA